A single genomic interval of Argopecten irradians isolate NY chromosome 8, Ai_NY, whole genome shotgun sequence harbors:
- the LOC138328918 gene encoding uncharacterized protein: MDSKNDQLAFGFRAESFDRIHVTISPSLKASIDVKTTREATQESKVVECIGNSLDLSLEDRKRLFNVIDKYSEELMGKHSNLNWMDVSPVLSHQTWLEETPCIVIYCSCKGIRPLDEEVFPRELDGVKVDVREGFCSLFSVTDPKEYNDPLRTGISIGGKEMEGCGSLGTFVHEAEDKKSVGFLTCQHVFSSPEIGKSVVQPSLDHYKSNTDPEKTICGKIRSMCMKPVEYNGKEISVDVAYVAIDKRIPKEFEFPDIPEFMITEHLQQNPRMGQPILHLDNNHIGLTIYKLGQATGLTKGTLGTVRALVNFGKDEKFKNVYLVSSTDKAAAAEHGDSGCCVFIANKNTLSVIGLLLGGSNFCKKTFFVIPIGAALQAIEPKLEIHQFSSDDCPHGGACASPSDTDVGAPETVHYSQLSKSVSTFSSKK, translated from the exons ATGGATTCTAAAAATGATCAACTTGCATTTGGATTCAGGGCAGAGAGTTTTGATCGTATTCATGTAACAATAAGTCCCTCTCTGAAAGCATCTATTGACGTGAAAACAACCAGAGAGGCAACACAGGAATCCAAAGTTGTGGAGTGTATTGGAAACAGTCTTGACTTGTCACTCGAGGATAGAAAACGTCTCTTTAACGTTATCGACAAATATTCTGAGGAACTGATGGGAAAACATTCCAATTTGAACTGGATGGACGTCAGTCCTGTTCTGTCTCATCAAACCTGGCTAGAAGAAACGCCTTGCATTGTGATATACTGCTCCTGTAAAGGGATACGCCCTCTGGATGAAGAAGTATTCCCGAGAGAATTAGATGGCGTGAAGGTTGATGTTCGTGAAGGATTTTGTTCGCTATTTAGCGTCACAGACCCAAAAGAATACAACGATCCTCTGCGAACCGGGATAAGTATCGGAGGCAAGGAAATGGAAGGATGTGGTTCTCtaggtacatttgtacatgaGGCTGAAGACAAAAAGTCTGTGGGATTTCTTACCTGTCAGCACGTGTTTTCATCACCTGAAATCGGAAAAAGTGTCGTCCAACCTTCTCTAGATCACTACAAATCAAATACTGATCCTGAGAAAACAATTTGTGGTAAAATCCGATCCATGTGTATGAAACCGGTGGAATACAACGGAAAAGAGATAAGTGTGGATGTTGCGTATGTGGCTATCGATAAACGTATTCCAAAGGAATTCGAATTTCCTGACATTCCGGAATTCATGATCACAGAAC ATTTACAACAGAATCCGCGGATGGGACAACCAATTTTGCATCTGGACAACAATCACATTGGCCTAACAATCTACAAACTTGGTCAGGCTACGGGGCTCACCAAAGGAACGTTGGGTACGGTTCGTGCCTTAGTGAACTTTGGAAAggatgaaaaatttaaaaatgtatatctGGTTTCAAGCACAGACAAAGCTGCTGCTGCTGAACATGGCGACTCTGGCTGTTGCGTGTTTATCGCAAACAAAAATACGCTGTCTGTCATTGGGTTGTTACTTGGTGGCTCTAACTTTTGCAAAAAAACGTTTTTCGTCATTCCGATCGGTGCAGCATTACAAGCGATAGAACCAAAGCTAGAAATACATCAATTTTCGAGTGATGATTGTCCACATGGCGGCGCATGTGCCTCGCCGTCCGATACAGACGTTGGTGCACCCGAAACGGTTCATTATTCACAACTTTCGAAAAGTGTGTCGACCTTTTCCAGTAAGAAGTAG
- the LOC138329847 gene encoding uncharacterized protein yields the protein MGERMRKPLDLQSQIFKVKPSRRWTETVQWIKGCLTEYRYDISHQKICSLQDSMNLEKTFQDALSEYEVEVVCVTTHEGDTLDYLKRKSSTNTNIVACIHLDVENKDGTLRVPKQNRRLLGEKYPCETIIKIQEANCVMEQHVAANFSEFQPLAETNQRREMITNWLKKYEEALKAIISECKSESKIKQVVGNLTDDILNSTTQVNMDFSKECQNENVMTFKSLLQRELPDKALCEKVMQVISEMISYILVNIERFKQDFFFIKNRYIREIFDSITRIIIRRCRHFETECIEVTNWLRSIFKKKDEELKEALNQSLQSLHGYFRCALEEERNSKLFRIFNLRLQKLPHQNIVSESFQNFVFVCR from the exons ATGGGGGAACGAATGAGAAAACCACTGGATCTACAATCACAGATTTTCAAAGTCAAACCATCGCGTCGGTGGACAGAAACTGTACAATGGATAAAGGGATGCTTGACCGAGTATAGGTATGATATAAGTCATCAGAAGATATGTTCATTACAAGACTCAATGAACCTAGAGAAAACATTCCAAGATGCCTTGTCTGAATATGAGGTGGAGGTAGTATGTGTGACAACACACGAGGGAGATACTTTAGACTACTTGAAGAGGAAAAGCAGCACGAATACCAATATTGTCGCGTGTATTCATCTGGATGTTGAAAATAAAGATGGCACTTTACGAGTACCAAAACAG AATCGTCGTTTACTTGGAGAGAAGTATCCGTGTGAAACCATCATCAAAATTCAAGAGGCAAACTGTGTAATGGAGCAACATGTCGCAGCGAATTTTTCCGAATTCCAACCTCTCGCAGAAACAAATCAAAGACGTGAAATGATCACCAATTGGTTAAAGAAATACGAAGAAGCTCTCAAAGCAATAATCTCTGAATGCAAAagcgaaagcaaaataaaacaaGTCGTCGGTAATTTGACTGATGATATACTGAATAGCACAACTCAGGTCAATATGGATTTTTCAAAAGAATGTCAAAATGAAAACGTCATGACATTTAAATCTTTATTGCAACGGGAACTTCCAGATAAGGCCTTGTGTGAGAAGGTAATGCAGGTCATCAGCGAAATGATCAGCTATATCCTAGTCAACATAGAGAGGTTTAAACaagatttctttttcattaaaaacagATATATTCGGGAAATATTTGACAGCATCACCAGGATAATTATCAGGAGATGTCGACATTTTGAAACGGAATGCATTGAAGTAACCAACTGGTTGAGGtcaatttttaaaaagaagGATGAAGAATTGAAAGAAGCACTTAATCAGTCGTTACAAAGCTTGCACGGGTACTTCAGATGCGCTTTAGAAGAGGAGAGGAACTCAAAATTGTTCAGGATCTTCAATTTACGACTACAAAAACTACCCCACCAAAATATCGTAAGTGAAAGTTTTCAAAACTTTGTGTTCGTATGCAGGTAA
- the LOC138328917 gene encoding acid-sensing ion channel 3-like codes for MGVMLIYTSVDLFCKYAQHTTMANIKVEMVDELPLPAITFCNLSPYKRSALNPDAVMDHYLLTISRMTDFVPSVDYSHPAYSALLRPLPDGWLHNVSFSVMDLFYACVNTANQRMDCNEVLVPTITDIGLCYTFNSHHQNGTYNPLTTSIIGSVKSFAFYIRVNQSEYVYSDNLAAGMKVIVHDPKETPDTNRGFFASPGFSVYASLYLTKYKYFTVSLPVYGGRYCLDTQHQDSRNPLNYHDNYSFYACIRECKYRYLVKLCGCQAPTDTGPERTCTFQEYANCYRNASRGEYINNITFQQTCNCDSPCEFNVYETSASNAYFPSQLNELFLMNAGFTNLRTDYLEVRFFFDTLSFLNVEYLPEYSIETIIATLGGQMGIFLGASLLTLSELVEFVLMAGLVACRKFMKRRQS; via the exons ATGGGCGTAATGTTGATATACACATCCGTTGACCTGTTCTGCAAGTACGCCCAACACACGACAATGGCAAACATCAAAGTGGAAATGGTCGACGAGTTGCCGCTTCCTGCCATCACTTTCTGTAACTTGTCACCATATAAACGATCTGCTCTCAATCCCGACGCTGTTATGGACCACTACCTTCTTACCATCAGTAGAATGACGGATTTCGTCCCTTCAGTAGACTACAGCCACCCGGCATATAGTGCACTATTGCGACCTCTGCCAGACGGTTGGCTGCATAATGTATCTTTCTCTGTCATGGATTTATTCTACGCTTGCGTCAATACAGCAAATCAAAGAATGGATTGCAATGAAGTCCTAGTCCCTACGATAACTGATATTGGCTTGTGTTATACCTTCAATAGCCACCACCAGAATGGTACTTACAATCCTCTTACGACGAGTATCATTGGAAGTGTCAAGTCCTTTGCCTTCTACATCCGCGTCAACCAGTCCGAGTACGTTTACAGTGATAATTTGGCTGCCGGAATGAAG GTAATTGTCCATGACCCAAAAGAAACACCCGACACAAATAGAGGATTCTTCGCTTCCCCAGGCTTCTCGGTGTATGCATCGCTCTACCTTACCAAG tacaaatattttaccGTATCCCTACCCGTCTACGGCGGCCGCTACTGTTTGGACACACAGCACCAGGATTCCAGAAATCCCCTGAACTATCATGATAATTATAGTTTCTACGCCTGTATAAGAGAGTGTAAATATCGATACCTAGTCAAGTTGTGTGGATGTCAGGCTCCCACGGATACAG GCCCAGAAAGAACTTGCACATTCCAAGAATATGCCAATTGTTATCGAAACGCCAGCCGAG GTGAATACATCAACAATATTACATTCCAACAAACATGTAACTGCGACTCACCCTGCGAGTTCAATGTATACGAAACGTCAGCTTCCAATGCCTACTTTCCGTCCCAACTCAACGAGTTATTTCTAATGAATGCAGGTTTCACGAATTTGAG GACCGATTACCTGGAGGTTCGATTTTTCTTCGACACTCTCAGTTTCCTGAACGTCGAATACTTGCCCGAATACAGCATCGAAACCATCATAG CGACTCTTGGAGGCCAGATGGGAATATTTCTTGGTGCCAGTCTGCTGACTCTTTCAGAGCTGGTTGAGTTCGTGTTAATGGCGGGTCTAGTTGCATGCAGAAAATTCATGAAAAGACGTCAGTCGTGA